One genomic window of Vibrio mangrovi includes the following:
- a CDS encoding Vat family streptogramin A O-acetyltransferase has product MKGPSPEDKEPMKGFPQVGYLKNYISCENIIVGDYTYYDDPEGPERFENNVLYHFPFIGDKLVIGKFCAIAKDVKFIMNGANHKMSGFSTYPFQIFGHGWEKVMPEAGDLPYKGDTEIGNDVWIGYHATIMPGVKIGSGAIIASQSVVVTDVPAYSVVGGNPARVIKYRFDKNTVNALLEIAWWDWSAEKITANLEAIVGCDLDALRCCMPVAGESV; this is encoded by the coding sequence ATGAAAGGCCCGAGTCCGGAAGATAAAGAACCGATGAAAGGTTTTCCTCAGGTTGGATATCTGAAGAATTATATTTCTTGTGAAAATATCATTGTCGGAGATTACACCTATTACGACGATCCGGAAGGTCCGGAGCGGTTCGAAAATAATGTGCTTTATCATTTTCCGTTTATTGGCGATAAGCTGGTCATTGGGAAATTCTGTGCCATTGCAAAAGATGTTAAATTCATTATGAATGGCGCGAATCATAAAATGTCTGGTTTCTCTACTTATCCATTTCAAATTTTCGGTCACGGTTGGGAGAAAGTTATGCCTGAAGCAGGAGATTTGCCCTACAAAGGCGATACGGAAATAGGCAATGATGTCTGGATTGGTTATCACGCGACAATTATGCCGGGAGTTAAAATCGGCAGCGGTGCCATTATCGCGAGTCAGTCTGTCGTCGTGACGGATGTTCCGGCTTACAGTGTGGTTGGCGGCAATCCTGCCCGTGTGATTAAATACCGGTTTGATAAAAACACCGTTAATGCGCTGCTGGAAATAGCATGGTGGGATTGGAGTGCAGAAAAAATTACTGCCAACCTTGAAGCCATTGTTGGTTGTGATCTTGATGCTCTCCGGTGTTGTATGCCGGTTGCTGGTGAGTCTGTGTAA
- a CDS encoding aspartate/glutamate racemase family protein, whose amino-acid sequence MRILVVNPNTTASMTEKACIAARLVASEGTEIVAVTSPSGPVSIEGYYDEAMAVPGMLQAIQSQQDFDAVVIACFDDTGLDAARCLTDKPVIGIGEAAYRVASMLSNKFSVVTTLARSVPALEHNLHRYGMERQCIRVRSSEIPVLELEDEGSGAVEKIAQEIEQAITEDRAEAIVLGCAGMVDLADKLSEQFSIPVLDGVTCAVSLCESLVRLKARTTRQGGYAPPPAEKIRSCLV is encoded by the coding sequence ATGCGAATATTAGTTGTAAACCCTAATACAACGGCCAGTATGACTGAAAAAGCCTGCATTGCCGCCCGGCTGGTTGCATCCGAAGGCACTGAGATTGTTGCAGTCACATCACCCAGTGGCCCCGTTTCTATTGAAGGGTATTACGATGAAGCCATGGCTGTTCCCGGCATGTTACAGGCCATTCAGTCACAACAGGATTTTGATGCGGTGGTGATCGCCTGCTTTGACGATACCGGTCTGGACGCTGCCCGCTGCCTGACAGACAAACCGGTGATCGGCATTGGTGAAGCCGCTTATCGTGTTGCGTCGATGCTGTCGAATAAGTTCAGCGTCGTCACCACCCTCGCCCGCTCCGTCCCGGCACTGGAACATAACCTACATCGCTACGGCATGGAGAGACAATGTATCCGGGTACGTTCTTCTGAAATTCCGGTACTGGAACTGGAAGATGAAGGCTCAGGTGCGGTGGAAAAGATTGCGCAGGAAATTGAACAAGCGATAACCGAAGATCGCGCCGAAGCCATTGTTCTGGGCTGTGCCGGTATGGTTGATCTGGCAGATAAACTATCGGAACAGTTCTCCATCCCAGTACTGGATGGCGTCACCTGCGCCGTTTCACTATGCGAAAGCCTTGTCAGACTTAAAGCCAGAACCACCCGTCAGGGCGGCTACGCTCCTCCTCCAGCTGAGAAAATCAGAAGCTGCCTTGTTTAA
- a CDS encoding ABC transporter ATP-binding protein: protein MEEILKLDNVELYYDHVYALKGVSVHINEGETVALIGANGAGKSSILRAITGLSKIKSGSIHYQGERLDGTPASQIVGRGIAMVPEGRRVFPYMSIKDNLLMGAFTRTDKAGIAQTLESVLERFPRLRERYSQQAGTLSGGEQQMMVIGRALMAAPKVLLLDEPSLGIAPKLVQEIARSIVAISRDQKVSVLLVEQNSRMAMSISNRTYALSTGSIVLEGESKELMNDKRIKEAYLGGDI, encoded by the coding sequence ATGGAAGAAATACTGAAACTCGATAATGTAGAACTCTACTACGATCATGTTTACGCACTCAAAGGCGTCTCAGTACACATAAATGAAGGTGAAACGGTTGCACTCATCGGTGCCAACGGTGCCGGAAAATCTTCGATACTGAGAGCGATCACCGGACTTTCTAAAATCAAATCGGGTTCGATTCACTATCAGGGCGAACGTCTGGACGGCACACCTGCCAGCCAGATCGTCGGTCGTGGAATTGCCATGGTGCCGGAAGGCCGCCGGGTCTTCCCATATATGTCGATTAAAGATAACTTACTGATGGGTGCATTTACCCGGACCGATAAAGCCGGGATTGCCCAAACGCTGGAAAGTGTTTTAGAACGTTTTCCCCGCTTAAGAGAGCGTTATTCTCAACAGGCCGGAACACTGTCCGGCGGAGAACAGCAGATGATGGTCATCGGACGTGCGCTGATGGCAGCGCCGAAAGTGCTGCTGCTGGATGAACCGAGTCTGGGAATTGCCCCGAAATTAGTTCAGGAGATTGCCCGCTCGATTGTGGCAATTTCACGAGACCAGAAAGTGAGTGTATTGCTGGTAGAACAGAACAGTCGCATGGCAATGTCGATCTCAAACCGGACTTATGCGCTGTCAACCGGTTCTATCGTTTTAGAAGGTGAGTCCAAAGAACTTATGAATGATAAAAGAATTAAAGAAGCTTATTTAGGTGGAGACATTTAA
- a CDS encoding DUF1294 domain-containing protein: MKGKIVKWNDSKGYGFISALNSELRVFVHISSFRSVSQRPKLNDQVTFEVTKDKQGRINATDVRFDGIDKLPVTVLFGTTFLVFVCASVVVLNGQWIFVPLYFSLSLFTYLMYAWDKQAAQTGGWRTSENVLHMLSLIGGWPGALLAQNQLRHKSQKQPFKSILWVTIFLNIGLFSLTFSISGHELILYLLGNMR, from the coding sequence ATGAAAGGTAAAATTGTTAAGTGGAATGACTCAAAAGGATATGGATTTATCTCTGCTTTAAATAGCGAACTTAGAGTGTTTGTTCATATTTCGTCATTCAGGAGTGTTTCTCAACGTCCTAAGCTGAATGATCAGGTCACTTTCGAAGTGACGAAAGATAAACAAGGACGAATAAATGCAACAGATGTGAGATTTGATGGCATTGATAAATTACCTGTAACCGTCTTATTCGGGACAACATTTCTGGTTTTTGTGTGTGCGTCCGTTGTGGTACTCAATGGCCAATGGATTTTTGTTCCTTTGTATTTCTCTCTGAGTCTATTTACTTATCTGATGTATGCATGGGACAAGCAGGCGGCTCAAACTGGTGGCTGGCGTACATCGGAGAATGTCCTTCATATGCTGTCGTTGATCGGCGGTTGGCCCGGTGCATTATTGGCACAGAATCAATTACGCCACAAATCGCAAAAACAACCATTTAAGTCAATTCTTTGGGTCACCATATTTCTGAATATTGGTTTGTTTAGCCTGACTTTTTCAATCTCAGGCCATGAGTTAATTCTGTATCTACTGGGCAATATGCGATGA
- a CDS encoding MOSC domain-containing protein: MPKVIAVSRSEAHTFSKSVVDSITLIAGEGVEGDAHRGKTVKHRSRVKVDPTQPNLRQVHLIHSELFQELQEKGFQVEAAALGENITTRGIDLLSLPKGTVLQFPSGAKIMITGLRNPCPQIEAYQKGLLSAVLTKDSAGHVVRKAGVMGIVENGGRVTCGDNIEIIYPEEPFEKLERV, from the coding sequence ATGCCCAAAGTGATTGCTGTAAGCCGAAGTGAAGCACATACATTTTCAAAATCAGTTGTTGATTCGATCACGTTGATTGCCGGAGAAGGTGTCGAAGGGGATGCCCATCGGGGAAAAACCGTTAAGCACCGATCAAGAGTTAAAGTTGATCCTACTCAGCCGAATCTCAGACAAGTTCACCTTATTCATAGTGAGTTATTTCAGGAGTTACAGGAAAAGGGTTTTCAGGTAGAAGCGGCTGCTTTGGGTGAAAATATCACAACCCGTGGGATCGATTTACTGAGTTTACCCAAAGGAACCGTTTTACAATTTCCGAGTGGTGCAAAAATTATGATTACCGGCCTTCGTAATCCGTGTCCTCAGATTGAAGCGTATCAAAAAGGTTTACTGTCTGCGGTATTAACGAAAGACAGCGCCGGTCATGTTGTCCGTAAAGCCGGGGTGATGGGCATCGTTGAAAACGGAGGGCGTGTAACCTGCGGGGATAATATTGAGATCATCTATCCGGAGGAGCCTTTTGAAAAACTTGAACGGGTTTAG
- a CDS encoding alpha/beta fold hydrolase, which translates to MNYIQKGSGDYLVLVHGALTDSSMWLPHIQYLASDFDVIAVSLRHFEQPDEGGFGLNTHAADLAKLLSDLPENKPINIVGWSYGADVVLNMLVSEPLPLSSVFLYEPGYPGCLAEKDMEIWQQDANMMFGSVFAHYSAGNLELAVESLIDGSGNHPGYFAAQEPAVKALQLAKAYTLAHQLNQQEQPAIEPSAVTEISTPMVVGYGAETRDIFRLVAKSTAQLAKIADIEVISGENHMLPQEKPELFSALVKRIFKRDEQSV; encoded by the coding sequence GTGAATTATATACAAAAGGGCAGTGGTGATTATCTCGTATTAGTACATGGCGCACTTACGGATAGCTCTATGTGGTTGCCTCACATTCAATATTTAGCATCAGATTTTGATGTGATTGCAGTGAGTCTGCGTCACTTTGAACAGCCGGATGAGGGTGGATTCGGACTGAATACTCATGCCGCTGATCTTGCAAAACTGTTATCAGACTTGCCCGAGAATAAACCAATCAATATCGTTGGCTGGTCTTATGGCGCAGATGTCGTTCTGAATATGCTGGTCAGTGAGCCGTTGCCGTTATCCAGCGTTTTTCTGTATGAACCCGGTTATCCCGGATGTTTAGCAGAAAAAGACATGGAAATCTGGCAGCAAGATGCAAACATGATGTTTGGCAGTGTCTTTGCCCATTATTCTGCCGGTAATCTGGAATTGGCGGTCGAATCCCTGATTGACGGTTCGGGTAATCATCCGGGGTATTTTGCTGCTCAGGAACCGGCGGTGAAAGCGTTACAGCTTGCTAAGGCCTATACTTTGGCCCATCAGTTGAATCAACAGGAACAACCTGCTATCGAACCGTCTGCTGTTACGGAAATCAGTACACCCATGGTGGTCGGTTACGGGGCTGAAACCCGGGATATTTTCCGTCTGGTTGCAAAAAGTACGGCTCAACTGGCAAAAATTGCAGATATTGAAGTGATCTCCGGTGAAAATCATATGTTGCCACAGGAAAAACCAGAGCTGTTTTCTGCGCTTGTGAAACGTATTTTTAAGAGAGATGAACAGTCTGTGTAA
- a CDS encoding branched-chain amino acid ABC transporter permease: protein MNKKILSRIAIFVIAVYLLVPLFISLTGRSDFYYTLTSVALLSISSAGVWLTFYIGRINIGQGAYSLAGGYVSAVLITQYGYSFWSTLPLAGLFCAGLSVFIGLPILRLRGVYFAMVTLILTEVMRLTALALPITNGAKGITSLPLPGALEVFGITLIPDFSTLENPKIAFYLMAITMMIIVYAVLWRIVNSRLGHLCRSLQQNEELASSIGVNTTYLRVLTYSISSFFGGIAGASFVAITQSVYPSSFQIADSINFMLNCFLGGLGYVFGPMLGTLMLYFGWDLLFMIGKYQMLVYSSLLIILMLFLPNGVLSLLERKEKRS from the coding sequence ATGAATAAAAAAATACTCAGCCGCATTGCAATTTTTGTGATTGCCGTTTATCTACTGGTGCCGTTATTTATCAGCCTTACCGGACGCTCGGACTTTTATTACACACTAACCTCCGTTGCTCTGCTGTCGATTTCTTCTGCGGGTGTATGGCTGACCTTCTATATTGGTCGGATCAATATTGGTCAAGGCGCTTATTCATTAGCCGGGGGTTATGTCTCTGCGGTTTTAATCACCCAGTACGGTTATAGTTTCTGGTCAACACTTCCGCTGGCCGGATTATTCTGTGCCGGACTTTCGGTATTTATCGGCCTGCCAATCCTGCGCTTACGTGGTGTCTATTTCGCGATGGTTACACTGATCCTGACTGAAGTGATGCGTCTGACCGCACTGGCTCTGCCCATCACGAACGGAGCAAAAGGGATTACTTCACTCCCCTTGCCCGGAGCATTAGAAGTCTTCGGTATCACGCTGATCCCGGATTTCAGTACGCTGGAAAATCCGAAAATTGCGTTTTATCTGATGGCAATCACTATGATGATCATCGTTTATGCGGTGTTATGGCGGATTGTAAACTCGCGTCTCGGTCATCTGTGCCGTTCCTTACAACAGAATGAAGAACTGGCTTCATCAATTGGAGTGAACACCACTTATCTGCGGGTGCTGACCTATTCGATTTCATCATTTTTCGGTGGGATTGCCGGCGCCAGTTTTGTGGCAATTACACAATCGGTCTACCCGTCATCGTTCCAGATCGCCGATAGTATTAACTTCATGCTGAACTGCTTCCTCGGCGGTCTGGGTTATGTATTCGGCCCGATGCTGGGCACACTGATGCTCTACTTCGGCTGGGATTTACTGTTCATGATTGGCAAGTATCAAATGCTGGTTTACTCAAGTCTGTTGATTATTCTGATGCTGTTCCTGCCAAACGGTGTGCTGAGTCTGCTGGAAAGGAAGGAGAAACGTTCATGA
- a CDS encoding ABC transporter substrate-binding protein: protein MKKYRFLKAGLLAGMVSVAISGSALAANPKLKIGFVGVTSGPAAAWGISNQRSMETRADWLNEMGGVTIGGTTYDIDIVAFDDQKDPKRAVAGMEKMAQEGVHYVVGPNVDDGAAAVRPVAEQKGIMYFPYAFPKSLYTAPASNAVLGMVANYQSGPAIYKYLMDHNGIKNVAFVAANESDPLSQRDGGVEAAKKLGLNVVSSNVTYQVDTTDFTPVLLPVVKSRPDLLVLSGVSPANAPQLIRSARELGYTGLISTETAQDANVLKEGAGDLANGFISVGGASTPELASDTMREFVKRYTKKFGEYNDESNTKVYALEYIIDTLKANPAALTDVKQFQKTMNSFEAPNPYMVGDAKLKYVGSTSFGQKRQLSVPLVVNTYSDGKFKTLFVAQVD, encoded by the coding sequence ATGAAAAAATATCGCTTCCTGAAAGCTGGTCTATTGGCAGGTATGGTCAGTGTTGCCATATCTGGTTCTGCACTGGCAGCAAACCCTAAATTAAAGATCGGTTTTGTCGGGGTAACTTCAGGCCCGGCAGCAGCCTGGGGGATCTCGAACCAGCGTTCAATGGAAACCCGTGCCGACTGGCTCAATGAAATGGGTGGCGTCACTATCGGTGGTACAACTTACGATATTGATATTGTCGCTTTTGATGACCAGAAAGATCCGAAACGTGCTGTTGCCGGAATGGAAAAAATGGCACAGGAAGGCGTTCACTATGTGGTCGGTCCGAATGTCGATGATGGTGCAGCGGCGGTCCGTCCGGTTGCTGAGCAAAAAGGCATCATGTATTTCCCATATGCATTTCCAAAATCTTTGTATACAGCTCCTGCTTCGAATGCAGTTCTCGGGATGGTTGCCAACTATCAGTCCGGTCCGGCAATTTACAAATATCTGATGGACCACAACGGTATTAAAAACGTCGCATTTGTTGCAGCCAACGAATCCGATCCACTGAGCCAACGCGACGGTGGTGTCGAAGCAGCGAAAAAGCTGGGACTGAATGTCGTATCCAGTAACGTCACTTATCAGGTCGATACCACGGATTTCACGCCGGTTCTCCTGCCAGTGGTCAAATCCCGTCCTGATCTGCTGGTTCTTTCCGGTGTTTCTCCGGCCAATGCTCCTCAGCTCATTCGTTCTGCACGTGAACTGGGTTATACCGGCCTGATCTCAACGGAAACCGCTCAGGATGCCAATGTCCTGAAAGAAGGTGCTGGCGATCTGGCCAATGGTTTTATCTCTGTCGGCGGAGCATCAACACCTGAACTGGCTTCTGACACTATGCGTGAATTCGTGAAACGTTATACCAAGAAGTTCGGCGAATATAACGATGAGTCCAACACCAAAGTTTACGCACTGGAATACATCATCGATACGCTCAAAGCAAATCCAGCGGCTCTGACTGATGTGAAACAGTTCCAGAAGACAATGAATAGCTTTGAAGCACCAAACCCATACATGGTTGGTGATGCAAAACTCAAATACGTCGGCAGCACTTCCTTTGGTCAGAAGAGACAGCTTTCTGTACCTCTGGTTGTCAACACATACAGCGATGGCAAGTTTAAAACTCTGTTCGTTGCTCAGGTTGACTAA
- a CDS encoding nucleotidyltransferase family protein codes for MNTIIELMKQDPLRREALEYVSQLGLPQCYIAAGFVRNLVWDHLHHFETSTPLNDVDVIYFDPSENGVDTYQIYESKLSQQIHTLNWQVRNQALMHLRNGDEPYLSSVDAMSYWPEKETAVGIRQIGTNEYECISAFGFDSLFALKLTPNPKRSYSVFESRMKAKNWLEHWPVLKVES; via the coding sequence ATGAACACGATTATCGAACTGATGAAGCAAGATCCGCTGCGACGTGAAGCGCTGGAATATGTCTCTCAGCTAGGGCTTCCTCAGTGTTACATTGCCGCAGGATTCGTCCGGAATCTCGTGTGGGATCACCTGCATCATTTTGAAACGTCCACACCACTGAACGATGTTGATGTCATATACTTTGATCCGTCTGAAAACGGTGTGGATACATACCAGATTTACGAATCTAAACTGAGTCAACAAATCCACACGCTTAACTGGCAGGTTCGTAACCAAGCATTGATGCATCTTCGTAATGGTGATGAACCCTATCTGAGTTCTGTTGATGCAATGAGTTACTGGCCGGAAAAAGAGACTGCCGTTGGCATACGACAGATCGGAACCAATGAATATGAGTGTATTTCAGCGTTTGGTTTTGACTCTCTGTTTGCTTTGAAACTCACACCAAATCCCAAACGCTCATATTCAGTCTTTGAAAGTCGTATGAAAGCAAAAAACTGGCTGGAACACTGGCCTGTACTAAAAGTTGAGTCGTAG
- a CDS encoding NAD(P)-dependent alcohol dehydrogenase: MGQENQRREFLKKAALAGAGAALGGGMALQSATVNAQELRHAIQSRGLAATDSTGILREWTFPRRPLGDNDILIDIKYSGICHSDIHQERGHWQPQQYPQVPGHEIAGIVAAVGKKVTKFRVGDKAGVGCMVDSCMECYSCTHGEEHLCERNETVYTYGSPQQSSPTGISQGGYSSNIVVRDHFAIRIPDSIDLQHAAPLLCAGITTYSPLMRSNFKPGDKVGVVGIGGLGHLAVKLAVSKGAEVYAFTTSASKVQDILGFGAREVIVVDTLDKLLPYNGQMDYVISTIPYDFDIASYASLAKPFKEFTQVGMPIRGQLSVNNFLMIRNRVNLNGSLIGGIAETQEVMDYCAKNGIHPQIQIIDAGEVNDAWNKVVNKDARYRYVIDASTI, translated from the coding sequence ATGGGTCAAGAGAATCAAAGACGAGAGTTTCTGAAGAAAGCTGCGCTGGCTGGTGCCGGTGCTGCATTGGGGGGCGGAATGGCTTTGCAGTCTGCAACAGTCAATGCTCAGGAACTGAGACATGCAATCCAAAGCCGGGGATTAGCCGCGACGGACAGCACAGGAATATTGCGGGAATGGACTTTTCCACGTCGGCCTCTGGGCGACAACGATATTCTGATTGATATCAAATACAGTGGTATCTGCCACTCAGATATCCATCAGGAGCGCGGTCACTGGCAGCCACAGCAATATCCTCAGGTTCCGGGACATGAAATCGCCGGTATCGTGGCTGCTGTCGGTAAAAAGGTCACTAAATTTAGAGTTGGTGATAAAGCCGGTGTTGGCTGTATGGTTGACAGCTGTATGGAATGTTATAGCTGTACACATGGTGAAGAACATCTGTGTGAACGCAACGAAACCGTATATACATACGGTTCACCACAGCAATCTTCGCCGACTGGTATTTCTCAGGGCGGTTATTCATCCAATATTGTTGTTCGTGATCACTTTGCTATCAGAATTCCTGACAGTATTGATCTCCAGCACGCAGCACCGCTACTTTGTGCGGGAATCACAACTTATTCGCCGCTGATGCGTTCTAACTTTAAACCCGGCGATAAAGTCGGTGTCGTTGGTATCGGTGGTTTAGGGCATCTGGCAGTCAAACTGGCCGTGTCGAAAGGTGCTGAAGTGTATGCCTTTACAACCAGTGCTTCTAAAGTTCAGGATATTTTAGGTTTCGGTGCCAGAGAAGTTATCGTCGTTGACACACTGGATAAACTGTTGCCTTATAACGGTCAGATGGATTATGTGATCTCTACAATTCCTTACGACTTTGATATCGCATCGTATGCGAGTCTGGCAAAACCATTCAAAGAGTTCACTCAGGTAGGCATGCCAATCAGAGGTCAGCTCTCAGTCAATAACTTCCTGATGATCAGAAACCGCGTTAATCTGAATGGTTCTCTCATCGGCGGTATTGCCGAAACACAAGAGGTGATGGACTACTGTGCGAAAAACGGTATTCACCCGCAAATACAGATTATCGATGCCGGTGAAGTGAATGATGCATGGAACAAAGTCGTCAACAAAGATGCCCGTTACCGCTATGTAATTGATGCATCAACCATCTAA
- a CDS encoding branched-chain amino acid ABC transporter permease, with protein sequence MEQIIVNGLYLGAQYALIALGLTLIFSLMNVMNFAHGQMYVLGGFVTYTVVSQFNVPFFLALILSGVVLAVVGALIEKFLFRPVIKKSKRDESTMLLAAGIGFFLDAVILLVFGEKQRGVPKIINGVFNWDFKIIMPYDRILIGAIAMAMIVAFMLIMHYSKAGRAMRALAQDKVAATLMGVDVDRYQMIGFALGAMLAGIVGGLLVTITGINLGMGGPTSTKAFIMIMIGGAGVIPGAIIGGLILGMMESVGLSVLSQYGDITYLLIFASLMVFLAIRPHGLMGKPWG encoded by the coding sequence ATGGAACAGATCATTGTAAACGGACTTTATCTGGGCGCACAGTACGCGTTGATTGCACTGGGTCTGACACTCATTTTCTCGTTAATGAATGTTATGAATTTCGCCCACGGGCAGATGTACGTACTTGGTGGTTTTGTCACCTACACCGTTGTCTCCCAGTTTAATGTCCCTTTTTTTCTTGCCCTGATTTTATCCGGGGTCGTATTAGCCGTCGTCGGAGCCCTGATTGAAAAATTCCTATTCCGTCCGGTGATCAAAAAGTCCAAGCGGGACGAGAGTACCATGCTGCTGGCTGCCGGGATTGGTTTCTTCCTCGATGCGGTCATTTTGCTGGTTTTCGGCGAAAAACAACGCGGCGTCCCTAAAATCATCAATGGTGTGTTTAACTGGGATTTCAAAATTATCATGCCGTACGACCGGATTCTTATTGGTGCGATTGCCATGGCAATGATCGTTGCCTTTATGCTCATTATGCACTATTCAAAAGCCGGCCGGGCAATGCGTGCTCTGGCTCAGGACAAAGTCGCCGCAACTTTAATGGGTGTCGATGTCGACCGTTATCAGATGATTGGTTTTGCGCTCGGAGCGATGTTAGCCGGAATTGTTGGTGGTCTGCTGGTTACCATCACTGGGATCAACCTCGGCATGGGCGGTCCAACGTCCACCAAAGCATTCATTATGATCATGATCGGCGGTGCCGGTGTTATTCCGGGAGCTATTATCGGTGGTCTTATTCTGGGAATGATGGAAAGTGTCGGCCTGTCCGTACTATCTCAGTATGGCGATATTACTTATCTGCTGATCTTCGCATCATTGATGGTATTTCTTGCGATTAGACCTCACGGTTTAATGGGTAAACCTTGGGGGTAG
- a CDS encoding ABC transporter ATP-binding protein has product MRPILEVRNVTKRFGGLTAVNDVSFLVKKGEILSIIGPNGAGKSTLFKLISSFLKTSSGMVLFRGERISNLAPHTVARRGVVRTFQETTIFKSMTVRENIIVSHHLQSKASLLGFFLGTRAAKTDEAKFGESADRIIHLLGLEAIAHELASNLPQGHLRVLGMAIGLATDPSIILLDEPFAGLNHDETMRLVTLVKRLRDERGVTVLLVEHDIPAVMKISNRIVVLNFGEKIAEGSPQEIQNNPKVIEAYLGSEDVAVGI; this is encoded by the coding sequence ATGAGACCTATACTTGAAGTGCGTAACGTGACCAAACGTTTTGGCGGGCTAACGGCTGTAAACGATGTCAGTTTTCTGGTCAAGAAAGGAGAAATTCTGTCGATTATCGGCCCGAATGGTGCAGGTAAATCAACCCTGTTTAAGCTTATTTCATCTTTCCTGAAAACCAGCAGCGGTATGGTGCTGTTCCGGGGAGAAAGGATCAGTAATCTGGCGCCTCATACGGTTGCCCGGCGTGGCGTAGTCAGAACCTTTCAGGAAACCACGATTTTCAAATCCATGACCGTACGGGAAAACATTATTGTTTCTCATCATTTACAGTCAAAAGCCTCATTGCTCGGGTTCTTTCTCGGCACCCGTGCAGCCAAAACTGATGAGGCGAAGTTTGGTGAATCGGCAGATAGAATTATTCATCTGCTTGGTCTGGAAGCCATTGCCCACGAATTAGCCTCAAACCTGCCACAGGGACACTTACGAGTGCTGGGCATGGCGATTGGCCTCGCGACCGATCCTTCGATCATCTTGCTCGATGAACCGTTTGCCGGTCTGAACCACGATGAAACCATGCGTCTGGTAACACTGGTCAAACGTTTAAGAGATGAACGTGGTGTCACGGTTCTTCTGGTCGAACACGATATTCCGGCAGTTATGAAGATCTCAAACCGGATTGTGGTGCTGAATTTTGGTGAAAAAATTGCCGAAGGTTCACCCCAGGAAATTCAGAATAACCCCAAAGTCATCGAAGCCTACTTAGGTTCCGAAGATGTTGCCGTAGGGATTTAA